One Salmo trutta chromosome 24, fSalTru1.1, whole genome shotgun sequence genomic region harbors:
- the LOC115161161 gene encoding nectin-3-like, whose amino-acid sequence MLRNLCCVILLMIQRDTESTQVIGGRRTVVQGEDVDLSCRLIETTEDLEQITWQKSTWEETQNHNFMLIYPNGAFKFIAPNGLKDRVQFIGNPSENLGSIRITAVRLLDEGTFTCIFSVFPSGAYTTEIPLTVLVPPVVNVTVDVTPVIGENEVVLATCVAAGAKPQADVKWKTGTLGSLLRTVTNSRQHDNGTTTVLSHLLGVPTRAANQQQVQCVVNQSALATERSYNYNLDIHYPPQSVNITLSEASKTTVLLCITDGNPHPNYTWSRVVQPWPGSSVKAEGDILHFLSLNSELNGLYVCETSNPYGQATGSIYVHISSETSAACWVLLVFILCLIVAAAALIWYRCKYGQFPWSPIIAKHQFQAPHQVEEDEPGTSGF is encoded by the exons ATGTTACGGAATCTGTGCTGTGTGATTCTACTCATGATCCAGAGGGATACAGAAA GTACACAGGTGATTGGGGGACGCAGGACTGTGGTACAGGGGGAGGATGTGGACTTATCCTGCAGACTGATAGAGACAACTGAGGACCTCGAACAGATAACATGGCAGAAAAGTACTTGGGAAGAAACACAGAACCATAATTTTATGCTGATTTATCCCAATGGGGCTTTTAAGTTTATTGCACCAAATGGATTAAAAGACAGAGTCCAGTTTATTGGGAACCCATCAGAAAACCTTGGATCTATTAGAATAACAGCTGTCAGACTGTTGGATGAAGGCACCTTCACATGTATCTTCAGTGTTTTCCCCAGTGGAGCATACACTACAGAGATACCTCTGACTGTGCTTG TTCCTCCAGTAGTGAATGTGACAGTTGATGTTACTCCTGTCATTGGGGAGAATGAGGTTGTCTTGGCAACCTGTGTGGCTGCTGGTGCCAAGCCACAGGCAGATGTAAAGTGGAAGACAGGTACATTGGGCAGTTTGTTGAGAACAGTGACTAACTCCAGACAGCACGACAACGGAACCACCACAGTACTCAGCCACCTGCTCGGGGTACCGACCAGAGCAGCCAATCAGCAGCAGGTCCAGTGTGTGGTCAACCAGTCTGCCCTGGCAACAGAAAGGAGCTACAACTACAACTTAGACATCCACT atcCACCTCAGTCAGTGAACATCACCCTTAGTGAGGCCTCTAAAACCACAGTCTTACTATGTATAACAGATGGCAACCCACATCCCAACTACACCTGGAGCAG agtGGTCCAGCCATGGCCTGGGTCTTCAGTGAAAGCAGAGGGAGACATATTGCACTTCCTCAGTCTCAACTCTGAGCTGAATGGTCTCTATGTCTGTGAGACCTCCAACCCCTACGGACAAGCAACTGGCTCCATCTATGTACACATATCCTCTG AGACCTCTGCTGCCTGTTGGGTTCTACTAGTTTTCATTCTCTGTCTGATTGTTGCTGCGGCTGCACTCATATGGTACCGGTGCAAATACGGACAGTTTCCTTG GAGTCCAATCATTGCCAAACACCAGTTCCAGGCACCACACCAG GTTGAGGAAGATGAACCTGGGACGTCTGGGTTCTAA